One segment of Desulfosudis oleivorans Hxd3 DNA contains the following:
- a CDS encoding TetR/AcrR family transcriptional regulator, with the protein MKQTKKKAKPKVPVAAEETGSKGEATRQKIIAAARKVFTRHPYHAASIRMIGEEGGFDYSIIHHYFTKAELFRAVARQLYEELVTAYREWIDGVEHLTPTEGLKIYLDRSLDYLFEHPDVMEVLTQNAGHMKIDPDPPGFDFFTRYFREIEAIFIEKISVLTMQPELSMWSYTMMALHTAFVGSATYHGKALGMDPQSKEYREWVKEALLSLFAPPLEKFIEAAVENRRSS; encoded by the coding sequence ATGAAACAGACAAAAAAGAAAGCAAAACCCAAGGTGCCGGTCGCCGCGGAAGAGACCGGCTCCAAAGGTGAGGCCACCCGGCAGAAAATCATCGCCGCCGCCCGAAAGGTGTTTACCCGCCATCCCTACCACGCCGCCAGCATCCGCATGATCGGAGAGGAGGGCGGGTTTGACTACTCCATCATTCACCACTATTTCACCAAGGCCGAGCTGTTCCGGGCCGTGGCGAGGCAGCTTTATGAAGAGCTGGTCACGGCATACCGGGAATGGATCGACGGCGTGGAACACCTGACGCCCACGGAAGGCCTGAAGATTTACCTGGACCGGTCCCTGGATTACCTGTTTGAACATCCCGATGTCATGGAGGTGCTGACCCAGAACGCCGGCCACATGAAGATCGACCCCGACCCGCCGGGGTTTGATTTTTTCACCCGCTACTTTCGGGAAATCGAGGCCATCTTTATTGAGAAAATCAGCGTCCTCACCATGCAGCCGGAACTGTCCATGTGGAGTTACACCATGATGGCCCTTCACACGGCCTTTGTCGGCTCGGCCACCTACCACGGCAAGGCCCTGGGCATGGATCCGCAGTCAAAGGAATACAGAGAATGGGTCAAAGAGGCGCTTCTTTCTCTTTTTGCTCCGCCCCTGGAAAAGTTCATTGAAGCGGCCGTTGAAAACCGGCGGTCGTCTTGA
- a CDS encoding (Fe-S)-binding protein, whose protein sequence is MTAFIRGFLADNCNQCGKCLAGCHYGDFTATQARVVMQKITAGPQWVPELAGCIRCGKCDYRCPDDARPGSLMRECFEYRRRADGGIPSSMAYAINGMAAEGWSANFFRDVYKGLGAADKKILNDWAAPKKSKDLLFVGCTDRMMPAAVESSKVLRNAAKFGGPDDCCGVWAIQAGLLEEGFRIGERLINRLKENRFDRLIVGCGHCQKVLTRILPETFGLTVPFPIISIYEYFLERIETGSARVTRPLKTDAAISDPCFGYENGAAYLEVVRRLAAAIGLSVSELPHNREDALCCGYGGLFNDGRIARVVTTAAVKRRDLAAAGKKHVVSYCPGCHLLVHYFQPGYKSHYLLEDVLSALGDPVAAPFSIFYRRLARPRMAWNLLKVSPSALRLSNISSPSCEIHPDARHD, encoded by the coding sequence ATGACGGCTTTTATTCGCGGCTTTCTCGCCGACAACTGCAATCAGTGCGGAAAATGTCTTGCCGGATGTCATTACGGCGATTTTACGGCAACACAGGCCCGGGTGGTCATGCAGAAAATCACGGCCGGCCCGCAATGGGTTCCGGAACTGGCCGGCTGCATCCGGTGCGGCAAGTGCGATTATCGCTGCCCGGATGACGCCCGGCCCGGCAGTCTGATGCGGGAGTGCTTTGAATACAGGCGCCGCGCCGATGGCGGCATTCCCTCTTCCATGGCCTACGCGATCAACGGCATGGCTGCGGAAGGGTGGAGCGCGAATTTCTTCCGGGATGTATATAAGGGCCTTGGCGCGGCCGACAAAAAAATCTTAAACGACTGGGCGGCGCCCAAGAAAAGCAAAGACCTGCTTTTTGTCGGCTGCACCGACCGCATGATGCCGGCCGCGGTGGAAAGCTCGAAGGTCCTGCGCAACGCGGCCAAGTTCGGCGGCCCGGACGACTGCTGCGGCGTCTGGGCCATTCAGGCCGGGCTGTTGGAGGAAGGCTTTCGCATCGGGGAACGGCTCATCAACCGTCTCAAGGAAAACCGCTTCGACCGCCTGATCGTGGGCTGCGGCCATTGCCAGAAAGTCCTGACCCGCATCCTGCCGGAAACTTTCGGCCTGACAGTGCCGTTTCCCATCATCAGCATCTATGAATATTTTCTCGAGAGGATCGAAACCGGTTCCGCCCGCGTCACTCGTCCTTTAAAAACCGACGCGGCCATATCCGACCCCTGTTTCGGGTATGAGAACGGCGCCGCCTATCTGGAGGTGGTTCGCCGGCTGGCCGCCGCCATCGGCCTGAGCGTTTCCGAACTGCCGCACAACCGTGAAGACGCCCTCTGCTGCGGTTACGGCGGTTTGTTCAACGACGGCAGAATCGCGCGCGTCGTGACAACCGCCGCGGTCAAGCGCAGGGACCTGGCTGCGGCCGGCAAAAAGCATGTGGTCAGCTATTGTCCGGGGTGCCATCTTCTGGTCCACTATTTCCAGCCCGGGTATAAGTCCCACTACCTTCTGGAAGACGTTCTCTCGGCCCTGGGGGATCCGGTGGCCGCGCCGTTTTCCATCTTTTATCGCCGCCTGGCCCGGCCGCGCATGGCCTGGAACCTTTTGAAAGTCTCTCCCAGCGCGCTAAGGCTTTCAAATATTAGCTCTCCATCATGTGAAATCCATCCTGACGCACGTCATGACTGA
- a CDS encoding START domain-containing protein: MKHFFGVLFFLLFISHTTLLHADIESDWVLTNESNNIKTYQRVYPGSKLLQFKAICVIDARAENFGQVLRDLEAMPLWMDMCEKATLISEIDENNRTLHILLDLPVVKNRDLVVKTDTVYDLDRARGIVDLSMVKDSGIAVPRGVVRLEDFSGSYVFEYITREKTGLIYTYYADPGGLLPAFLVNFVGKHMLYNTFQNLGRMVQTDKYVEAAKHSKDRQLFESILSDPQRVKTILKNRLMEYCRNETIIDRAVNDPNIVDLLINGDGVMMEQVFLSWGSREMLEKAMQTVLRTHARQYTTDEMIIDKIANNQELIDAIIDGDQPGRASAVEMIQAMLN, translated from the coding sequence GTGAAACATTTTTTTGGTGTTCTGTTTTTTCTTCTGTTTATCTCCCATACAACGCTTTTGCATGCCGATATTGAAAGCGACTGGGTGCTGACCAACGAAAGCAACAATATCAAAACCTACCAGCGGGTGTATCCGGGCAGCAAGCTGCTCCAGTTCAAGGCCATCTGCGTTATTGACGCCCGGGCGGAAAACTTCGGCCAGGTGCTGCGGGACCTGGAGGCCATGCCCCTGTGGATGGACATGTGCGAAAAGGCCACCCTGATCAGCGAAATTGATGAAAACAACCGGACCCTTCATATTCTTCTGGACCTGCCGGTTGTCAAGAACCGGGACCTGGTGGTCAAAACCGACACCGTTTACGACCTTGACAGGGCGCGCGGCATTGTGGACCTGAGCATGGTGAAGGATTCGGGTATTGCCGTACCAAGAGGCGTTGTGCGCCTGGAAGACTTTTCCGGCTCCTATGTGTTTGAGTATATCACCCGTGAAAAGACCGGACTGATTTATACATACTACGCGGATCCGGGCGGCCTGCTGCCGGCCTTTCTGGTAAATTTCGTGGGAAAACACATGCTGTACAATACTTTTCAGAACCTGGGCCGCATGGTGCAGACCGACAAATACGTGGAGGCGGCAAAGCACTCAAAAGACCGGCAGCTGTTTGAATCGATCCTGAGTGACCCGCAGCGGGTGAAAACCATTCTCAAAAACCGGCTGATGGAGTATTGCCGCAACGAAACCATCATCGACCGGGCCGTAAACGACCCCAATATTGTGGACCTGCTCATCAATGGGGACGGGGTGATGATGGAGCAGGTCTTCCTCTCCTGGGGGTCCAGGGAGATGCTTGAGAAAGCCATGCAGACCGTTCTTCGCACCCATGCCCGGCAGTACACAACGGACGAAATGATCATCGATAAAATCGCGAACAACCAGGAACTGATTGACGCCATCATTGATGGGGACCAACCCGGCCGGGCCTCTGCCGTTGAGATGATTCAGGCAATGCTGAACTGA
- a CDS encoding peroxiredoxin-like family protein, which produces MIKKSFLVLMMCGFLLTGCSTTGEKSMETMDYSELGGTMSTLTVQNMEGQAVALETIWETRRVVLVFLRHFGUMFARQQAADLMNVKKQLDEMGVALVAVGSGTPEQARVFIEKFKFEGEVYLDPSLAAYNAFRLKRGFWRTLGPCSIGRGFKTMFRGFHQGRKAGDLWQQGGLFVMGPGNQVVFAHRNGRAGKQADLNIVLKAAAEPGIPIEPAVQ; this is translated from the coding sequence ATGATCAAAAAAAGTTTTTTGGTTCTGATGATGTGCGGTTTTCTTTTAACAGGATGTTCAACAACAGGGGAAAAGTCGATGGAAACGATGGACTACAGTGAGCTGGGTGGCACAATGTCCACCCTGACAGTACAGAACATGGAGGGCCAGGCCGTGGCCCTTGAAACGATCTGGGAAACCCGCCGGGTGGTGCTGGTGTTTTTGCGCCACTTTGGGTGAATGTTTGCCCGTCAGCAGGCTGCTGACCTTATGAACGTGAAGAAACAGCTCGATGAGATGGGTGTGGCACTGGTGGCGGTGGGCAGTGGCACACCGGAGCAGGCCCGCGTGTTTATCGAAAAGTTCAAATTTGAGGGAGAAGTGTACCTGGATCCGTCCCTTGCCGCTTACAACGCCTTTAGACTGAAACGCGGGTTCTGGCGAACCCTTGGCCCGTGCTCCATCGGACGGGGATTTAAGACAATGTTCCGGGGCTTTCACCAGGGACGCAAGGCCGGCGATCTCTGGCAGCAGGGCGGCCTTTTTGTGATGGGCCCGGGCAACCAGGTGGTCTTTGCCCACCGGAACGGCAGGGCCGGAAAGCAGGCCGACCTGAATATTGTGCTTAAGGCCGCGGCCGAACCGGGCATACCCATAGAACCGGCTGTTCAATAG
- a CDS encoding sensor histidine kinase, protein MGPASQISTRTTGAIMSDRLYTRIAINFIMLLAAAMVAVTLWFYITVGRPVARDVHTMLRSHNGFIGSMVETCIKSNAPEEDFLNFFQLVSGRLGVETALLNAAGEPILASDALAKKRLELPERWVADVRQKGLFVQSSHSGKPVVYVTPLHGPGNDPLYLYSARHFSTHKHHVAFLAGLLVIGAVLAGAVYPLSKSITRPLSDLTRGLEKMSAGDFNAVPAYARKDEIGTLFRVFREMSLSVDAMIRSSKQLLADISHELCSPLTRIRLGTELLHKHVSGDRAANYLKGIETEIVSMDRLVANMAAYSGMNLPGFTPSMGRISPWRLVAGVHERYLPVAEVQNIHLAADGDRELPEIEGDRELLTQVFVNLLDNAFRHTPAGGTITIGAENAGDRVRFFVSDTGPGVPEADRERIFEPLYRVDPSRNSETGGAGLGLAIARKIVTLHMGDIDCARENGITRFGFRIKKQKG, encoded by the coding sequence ATGGGTCCGGCAAGCCAGATAAGTACCCGGACCACGGGAGCCATCATGAGCGACAGACTGTACACAAGAATAGCCATCAACTTTATCATGCTGCTGGCCGCGGCAATGGTCGCCGTCACCCTCTGGTTTTATATCACCGTGGGCAGGCCGGTGGCCCGTGACGTGCATACCATGCTCAGAAGCCACAATGGCTTTATCGGGTCCATGGTGGAGACCTGTATTAAAAGCAACGCCCCGGAAGAAGACTTCCTGAATTTTTTTCAACTGGTGTCTGGCCGGTTGGGGGTGGAGACGGCGCTTTTGAATGCCGCCGGCGAGCCCATTCTTGCCTCAGATGCTCTTGCGAAAAAGCGCCTTGAACTGCCTGAAAGGTGGGTCGCTGATGTCAGGCAGAAGGGACTGTTTGTACAGAGCAGCCACTCCGGCAAGCCGGTGGTGTACGTGACACCCCTCCACGGGCCGGGCAACGATCCGCTCTACCTGTATTCGGCCCGCCACTTTTCCACACACAAGCATCATGTCGCGTTTCTGGCGGGGCTTCTGGTGATCGGCGCTGTTCTTGCCGGGGCGGTCTATCCTTTGTCCAAGAGCATCACCCGGCCGCTGTCTGACCTCACCCGGGGGCTTGAAAAAATGAGCGCCGGCGATTTTAACGCGGTCCCGGCGTATGCCCGCAAGGATGAGATCGGCACCCTGTTTCGGGTGTTTCGCGAAATGAGCCTGTCGGTGGATGCCATGATCCGGTCCAGCAAACAGCTGCTGGCCGACATATCCCATGAACTGTGCTCCCCCCTGACCCGGATTCGCCTGGGCACGGAGCTGTTGCACAAACATGTTTCCGGCGACAGGGCGGCGAACTATCTTAAAGGCATTGAAACAGAAATTGTTTCCATGGACCGGCTGGTGGCCAACATGGCCGCCTACTCAGGAATGAACCTGCCGGGGTTTACTCCTTCCATGGGCCGTATATCCCCCTGGCGCCTTGTCGCCGGTGTGCATGAGCGGTACCTGCCGGTGGCCGAGGTCCAAAACATTCATCTGGCCGCCGACGGTGACCGGGAATTGCCGGAAATAGAAGGCGACCGGGAACTGCTGACCCAGGTCTTTGTCAATCTTCTGGATAATGCCTTTCGCCATACACCGGCGGGCGGCACGATAACAATCGGCGCGGAGAATGCGGGAGACCGCGTGCGTTTTTTTGTCTCAGACACGGGGCCCGGTGTGCCCGAGGCAGACCGGGAGCGGATTTTTGAGCCCCTGTACCGGGTGGACCCCTCCCGGAACAGCGAAACCGGCGGCGCAGGCCTGGGACTGGCCATTGCCAGGAAAATCGTGACCCTTCATATGGGGGACATTGACTGCGCGAGGGAAAACGGGATTACCCGATTTGGTTTTCGTATCAAAAAACAAAAAGGATGA
- a CDS encoding response regulator encodes MTHRILIIDDDKALQALLRDYFEESHLEVAFALTGLDGIKSVAAGTPCDIVVLDIMLPDIDGFETLKKIRAISQVPVIMLTAREDQADRIIGLELGADDYMHKPFNPRELLARIKAVLRRATASAEAAPVSSPSACAMVFGSVEIDFAGRVLRKSGREIAMTGVETDILNALISHKGTPLTRDRLLDLASGRDFETFDRSIDVHISRIRKKLEDDPSAPRYIKTVWGKGYMWAE; translated from the coding sequence ATGACCCACCGCATTCTTATTATTGATGATGACAAAGCCCTTCAGGCGCTGCTGCGCGACTATTTTGAGGAAAGCCATCTGGAGGTGGCGTTCGCGCTGACGGGCCTGGATGGAATAAAAAGCGTGGCCGCCGGTACGCCCTGCGATATTGTTGTGCTTGATATCATGCTGCCGGACATCGACGGATTTGAGACACTGAAAAAAATCCGGGCGATCTCCCAGGTGCCGGTGATCATGCTCACCGCCAGAGAGGACCAGGCCGATCGCATTATCGGCCTTGAGCTGGGGGCGGATGATTATATGCACAAGCCCTTCAACCCCCGGGAACTGCTGGCCCGAATAAAAGCGGTGTTGCGGCGGGCAACGGCAAGCGCGGAAGCGGCCCCGGTATCATCCCCCTCCGCCTGCGCCATGGTGTTCGGCTCGGTTGAGATCGACTTTGCCGGCCGCGTATTGCGCAAGTCCGGCAGGGAGATTGCCATGACAGGGGTGGAGACCGATATCCTCAACGCCCTTATTTCACATAAAGGGACCCCGCTCACCCGGGACCGTCTGCTGGACCTTGCCAGCGGGCGTGACTTTGAAACCTTTGACCGCTCCATTGACGTGCATATCAGCCGCATTCGAAAAAAGCTGGAGGATGACCCCTCCGCGCCCCGCTATATCAAAACCGTATGGGGGAAAGGGTATATGTGGGCCGAGTAA
- a CDS encoding glycogen/starch/alpha-glucan phosphorylase — MEKFRGTILHHPPSHCFDNSVESIKADLTEKLFSMRAKFPEVATLNDYYLALSYVVRDRVLHRWIHSAHTYFQQASRTVVYLSAEYLMGPQLGNNILNLGIRKQVEQAVAEMGLSLEDLLEQEEEPGLGNGGLGRLAACYLDSLATLQIPAFGYGIRYEFGIFDQQIKDGWQVEVTDRWLRLGNPWEVPHPERRYEVRFGGHTEAGYDAQGRYRVRWVPERSVMGTPFDTPVLGYGVGNAIILRLWQAEARESFDFQAFNLGNYYKAVDDKVMSENITKVLYPNDEPEAGRRLRLEQQYFFVACSLADMLRIFFQRDTDLDRLPDKFVVQLNDTHPAVAVAEMMRLLIDDNGLEWDRAWKITTGVFAYTNHTLLPEALETWNVDLFGKVLPRHLEIIYEINHRFLMEVNRFFPGDAGRLSRMSLFSEAGEKRVRMANLACVGSRAINGVAALHTDLLKQTVLKDFHELWPEKFSNKTNGVTPRRFMALANPGLADLITQSIGATWLRDMDRLKGLEPFARDNAFRDQWAEVKHQCKVRLAAMIRKKTGMAVDPDTLFDIQVKRIHEYKRQHLNVLNIITHYRRLKQGLDMDAPARTFIFGGKAAPGYVLAKLMIRLITGVADVVNHDPDINGRIKVVFYPDFNVKNAQHIYPAADLSEQISTAGKEASGTGNMKFALNGALTIGTLDGANVEICQAVGPENFFLFGLTADQVAATRQAGYRPCDVYDGNEELRAAMGMISGGLFSGGDPGMFAPLIDSLLNEDRFMVLADYAAYVQCQEQVGRAFLKPDHWHAMSILNVARMGMFSSDRSIAEYCRDIWHVEPVPVVVPDETCDID; from the coding sequence ATGGAAAAATTTCGCGGCACCATTCTGCATCACCCCCCTTCCCACTGCTTTGACAACTCGGTGGAGTCCATCAAGGCCGACCTGACTGAAAAACTCTTTTCCATGCGGGCCAAATTTCCCGAAGTGGCCACCCTTAACGACTATTACCTGGCCCTCTCCTACGTGGTGCGGGACCGGGTGCTGCACCGTTGGATTCACAGCGCCCACACCTACTTTCAACAGGCCAGCCGCACCGTGGTCTACCTGTCCGCCGAGTACCTGATGGGGCCCCAGCTGGGAAACAACATCCTCAACCTGGGCATTCGCAAACAGGTGGAACAGGCCGTGGCCGAGATGGGGCTCTCCCTGGAAGACCTGCTGGAACAGGAGGAGGAGCCGGGCCTTGGCAACGGCGGCCTGGGAAGGCTGGCGGCCTGCTACCTGGATTCCCTGGCCACGCTCCAGATTCCGGCCTTTGGCTACGGCATCCGCTACGAGTTCGGCATCTTCGACCAGCAGATAAAGGACGGCTGGCAGGTGGAGGTCACGGACCGGTGGCTGAGACTGGGCAACCCCTGGGAGGTGCCTCACCCGGAACGCCGCTATGAAGTCAGGTTCGGGGGGCACACCGAGGCCGGTTACGATGCCCAGGGCCGGTACCGGGTGCGGTGGGTGCCGGAACGCTCGGTGATGGGCACGCCCTTTGACACGCCGGTGCTGGGCTACGGGGTTGGAAACGCCATCATTCTGCGGCTGTGGCAGGCCGAGGCCAGGGAATCTTTTGACTTCCAGGCATTTAACCTGGGCAACTACTACAAGGCCGTGGACGACAAGGTGATGTCGGAAAACATCACCAAGGTGCTCTACCCCAACGATGAGCCGGAAGCCGGCCGGCGGCTGCGCCTGGAGCAGCAGTATTTTTTCGTGGCCTGTTCCCTGGCCGACATGTTGCGCATCTTTTTCCAGCGGGACACCGATCTGGACCGGCTGCCGGACAAGTTCGTGGTACAGCTCAACGATACCCACCCGGCCGTGGCCGTGGCCGAAATGATGCGGCTTTTGATCGACGACAACGGCCTGGAGTGGGACCGGGCATGGAAAATCACCACCGGGGTTTTTGCCTACACCAACCACACCCTGCTGCCCGAGGCACTGGAAACCTGGAATGTGGACCTGTTCGGCAAGGTGCTGCCCCGGCACCTGGAGATCATCTACGAGATCAACCACCGATTTCTGATGGAGGTCAACCGGTTCTTCCCCGGCGATGCCGGGCGTCTTTCCCGCATGTCCCTGTTCTCCGAGGCCGGTGAAAAACGGGTGCGCATGGCCAACCTGGCCTGCGTGGGCAGCCGGGCCATCAACGGCGTGGCGGCCCTTCACACCGACCTGCTCAAGCAGACGGTGTTAAAGGACTTTCACGAACTGTGGCCGGAAAAGTTTTCCAACAAGACCAACGGTGTCACGCCCCGGCGGTTTATGGCCCTGGCCAACCCCGGCCTTGCCGACCTGATCACCCAGTCCATCGGCGCCACCTGGCTGAGGGACATGGACCGGTTAAAAGGACTTGAGCCCTTTGCCCGGGACAACGCGTTTCGCGACCAGTGGGCCGAAGTCAAGCACCAATGCAAGGTCCGGCTGGCCGCCATGATCCGGAAAAAGACCGGGATGGCGGTGGACCCGGACACGCTGTTTGACATCCAGGTCAAGCGGATTCACGAATACAAACGCCAGCACCTCAACGTGCTCAACATCATCACCCACTACCGCCGTCTCAAGCAGGGGCTGGACATGGACGCGCCGGCCCGCACCTTTATCTTCGGCGGCAAGGCGGCCCCCGGCTATGTGCTGGCCAAGCTGATGATCCGGCTGATTACCGGTGTGGCCGACGTGGTCAACCACGATCCTGACATCAACGGCCGCATCAAGGTGGTCTTCTACCCGGACTTTAACGTGAAAAATGCCCAGCACATCTACCCGGCCGCCGACCTGTCCGAGCAGATTTCCACAGCTGGCAAGGAGGCGTCGGGTACCGGTAATATGAAGTTTGCCTTAAACGGAGCACTGACCATCGGTACCCTGGACGGGGCCAACGTGGAAATTTGCCAGGCCGTGGGGCCGGAAAACTTTTTCCTTTTCGGCCTGACCGCGGACCAGGTGGCCGCCACCCGGCAGGCCGGGTACCGGCCGTGTGACGTGTATGATGGAAACGAAGAGCTGCGGGCCGCCATGGGCATGATCTCCGGCGGCCTTTTTTCCGGCGGCGATCCCGGCATGTTCGCCCCGCTGATCGACTCCCTGTTAAACGAGGACCGGTTCATGGTGCTGGCCGATTATGCCGCCTATGTGCAGTGCCAGGAGCAGGTGGGCCGGGCCTTTCTGAAGCCGGACCACTGGCACGCCATGTCGATTCTCAACGTGGCCCGCATGGGTATGTTCTCATCGGACCGGTCCATTGCCGAGTACTGCCGGGACATCTGGCACGTGGAGCCGGTGCCCGTGGTGGTGCCGGACGAGACCTGCGACATCGACTGA
- a CDS encoding TetR/AcrR family transcriptional regulator — protein sequence MSTVRIPRQQRSLETKKKIEKAALFLFSRKGIHGTNSKEIAQKAGVSTGSFYAYFKNKKQLLLEILETFLNQTYAVIWKDLGTYATDALTRDNVQSIITNVFAAYDIAPRFLSQTHALRYSDPDINRVYERERRREVEQIMALIEANKDRLRIRDPYAAAIIAHNTVEHAAHTAKFIGPEIEESRLIESLADIIYTFFSTRINTGSK from the coding sequence ATGAGCACGGTCAGGATTCCCAGGCAGCAGCGAAGCCTGGAAACAAAGAAAAAAATTGAGAAGGCGGCCCTTTTTCTGTTTTCCAGAAAAGGGATTCACGGCACCAACTCAAAAGAAATAGCCCAGAAGGCCGGGGTTTCCACCGGCAGCTTCTATGCCTATTTTAAAAACAAAAAGCAGCTCCTGCTGGAGATTCTGGAAACCTTTCTTAATCAGACCTACGCGGTCATCTGGAAAGACCTGGGCACTTATGCGACAGACGCCCTGACCCGTGACAACGTTCAATCCATCATCACCAATGTATTTGCCGCCTACGATATAGCCCCCCGGTTTTTGAGCCAGACCCATGCCCTGAGGTACTCGGATCCGGACATCAACCGTGTCTATGAACGGGAGCGACGCCGGGAGGTGGAGCAGATCATGGCCCTGATTGAAGCCAACAAAGACCGGCTTCGAATACGGGACCCCTATGCCGCAGCCATCATCGCACACAACACCGTGGAACACGCGGCCCACACCGCCAAGTTCATCGGCCCGGAGATCGAAGAATCCCGCCTGATAGAGTCCCTGGCCGACATCATCTACACCTTCTTTTCAACCCGGATAAACACCGGCAGTAAGTAA
- a CDS encoding zinc-dependent alcohol dehydrogenase, producing MRALELNISPLRFAAARTCAALFGKTSFYRGPGRTVRLVDIPEPSLPGADWVKIQTCYCGLCGSDLNLIMLHDSPSAQPFTSFPCIMGHEFVGRIVEAGAGVQGFATGDAVAVNPTIGCEIRGISPLCPACRAGRPGNCDNQAMGRFSPGMFLGLISDLNGGFAPYVVAHKSQLFHIPDSLALKTAVMTEPVAVALQAVLDNPPGADDTVLVIGGGVIGNLIVQSARVLAPGCRIAVVEPSPLAADLVQDLGADAVVRPGEIFDAAVAMTGGALYRPMLGAPILKGGFDRVYDTVGSSATLNTAMRVTAALGTVSVVGIGSTVKLDPTPLWLKLQTVKGVYAYGMADWQGGPRHVFDIAMELMARGQIQTDRLITHTFRMEEYRRMLAVNMNKAKHGAIKSVVAFVD from the coding sequence ATGCGGGCACTTGAACTCAACATCTCTCCTTTGCGGTTTGCCGCGGCCAGGACCTGCGCGGCCCTGTTCGGAAAGACCTCCTTTTACCGGGGCCCCGGCCGTACCGTCCGGCTGGTGGACATTCCTGAACCCTCCCTGCCCGGTGCCGACTGGGTGAAAATTCAAACCTGTTATTGCGGACTCTGCGGCAGCGATTTAAACCTGATCATGCTGCACGATTCACCCAGCGCCCAGCCCTTTACCTCTTTTCCCTGCATCATGGGCCATGAGTTTGTGGGCCGCATCGTGGAGGCTGGCGCCGGTGTTCAGGGGTTTGCCACTGGCGACGCCGTGGCGGTCAACCCCACCATCGGGTGCGAAATACGGGGCATATCGCCGCTCTGCCCGGCCTGCCGGGCCGGCCGGCCGGGAAACTGCGACAACCAGGCCATGGGCCGGTTTTCGCCGGGCATGTTTTTAGGCCTGATCTCCGATTTAAACGGCGGATTCGCGCCTTACGTGGTGGCCCATAAAAGCCAGCTCTTTCATATTCCGGACAGCCTGGCCCTTAAAACAGCGGTCATGACCGAGCCGGTGGCCGTGGCCCTTCAGGCAGTGCTGGACAATCCGCCCGGCGCGGACGACACCGTCCTGGTGATCGGCGGCGGCGTGATCGGCAACCTGATCGTGCAAAGCGCCCGGGTTCTGGCTCCGGGCTGCCGCATTGCCGTGGTGGAACCCTCGCCCCTGGCCGCGGACCTTGTTCAGGACCTGGGGGCCGACGCGGTTGTTCGGCCCGGCGAAATTTTTGACGCGGCCGTTGCCATGACCGGGGGGGCCCTCTACCGGCCCATGCTGGGAGCGCCGATTCTAAAGGGCGGGTTTGACCGGGTGTATGACACCGTGGGCAGTTCCGCCACCCTGAACACGGCCATGCGGGTGACGGCGGCCCTGGGCACGGTCAGCGTGGTGGGCATCGGCAGTACGGTAAAGCTCGATCCCACGCCGCTGTGGCTGAAGCTGCAGACCGTCAAAGGGGTCTATGCTTACGGCATGGCCGACTGGCAGGGGGGGCCGCGCCATGTGTTCGACATTGCCATGGAACTTATGGCCCGGGGGCAGATTCAGACCGACCGGCTGATCACCCATACCTTTCGGATGGAAGAATACCGACGCATGCTGGCGGTCAACATGAACAAAGCAAAACACGGGGCCATAAAGAGCGTGGTGGCGTTTGTAGATTGA